A genomic stretch from Gardnerella leopoldii includes:
- a CDS encoding peptidylprolyl isomerase encodes MTTVIMHTSEGDIKINLFDSKAPETVKNFVGLATGEREWLDPFSRKPSHEPFYDGLTFHRIIKDFMIQGGCPLGNGTGGPGYEFDDEIDASLKFDKPYLLAMANAGKRRGRDGRLHGTNGSQFFITTVPTPWLDGHHTIFGEVADDESKAVVDKLEAVATDRSDAPLEPVGIISIEVL; translated from the coding sequence ATGACTACAGTTATTATGCATACTTCTGAAGGCGATATAAAAATCAATTTGTTTGACAGTAAAGCGCCTGAAACCGTCAAAAATTTTGTTGGCTTAGCTACCGGTGAGCGCGAGTGGCTTGACCCATTCAGTAGAAAACCTTCGCATGAGCCATTTTACGATGGTTTAACTTTCCACCGCATTATTAAGGACTTCATGATTCAGGGTGGCTGTCCACTCGGCAATGGAACTGGCGGTCCTGGATACGAGTTTGACGATGAAATTGATGCATCTTTGAAGTTTGATAAGCCTTATTTGCTCGCTATGGCAAATGCTGGAAAGCGTCGCGGTCGTGACGGTCGTTTGCATGGCACTAACGGTTCGCAGTTCTTCATTACAACTGTGCCAACTCCATGGCTTGACGGTCACCATACAATTTTCGGCGAAGTTGCTGACGATGAATCGAAGGCGGTTGTCGATAAGCTCGAGGCTGTCGCAACGGATCGATCTGATGCTCCTCTTGAGCCTGTAGGTATTATTTCTATTGAAGTTTTGTGA